GGCTTTAGGAGGTCCCGGGCGATGTGCTGGACAGAACAACATTGCCACGTTACCCTTCGGTATGTTGACATAGAACTTAGCATAAGAAGTTGTATTTGGCATGTATCCTAGGAGAGTAGAAGGTCGGCTGCAAAGGGAGGATGCTGTCTAATTGTCCATGGGAGCTAGCTAATTTAAAATGAAGAGACCATGTAACACGGTTTCTCCCTACCTGGTCAAGGGTCTGCGTTTTTTCTTGTTGAGAAAATTCAGCTGGCCACGACTTTTTCAGAAAAAGGATTCATCCAAACTCTCTAGAGGAAAAGTTGTCACGGTCCGTACAGTTTGGCAACTTCATATATAGAAAAAACCTTGGGCCTAACACTTGCAGTTGTGCAGACGTTCTCCAAGGTGCTTCGATTGGACGACGGTAACACTTGTatacttttttttttcttggagGCGTTATTTTTTAAGATCCTCTTTTGTAGTTTGGATGCCGTCTTTGGTGGTGGTTAGAGTGTTGTTGTTGCTGCCGGTGACTCATCATCGTGGCaggttttttttctttctttttggatGCGTGTATCCTTGATATCTTCAGATATCTTATCGGTGCAGAGGATAATTGGTATCTTCGTGATATCGGTATATTTTTTTATTGAAAAAAGCACCATCCGAGTCTATGTCATGATTTTTTTTGTCGGCCATTCGCGTGTTTTTACCCGTAGAAATTTTACATCGAACTGTTCATGTTATATGGGAAACGGATGAAAATAATCCGAGTTGACAGTCAGACTTGACAGATGTGTAACACTTGGCAATCGCTTGCTAATTTTTGTTTTGCCTTGGAAGCTGAATGATTTTATTGATATAAAACTGATAACAGGGAGTTACGTCAAGGGAACAACGCTCTGCTGTTTGTGAGAGCTGCCGTAATCGGACAGACTCGTGACCTGTGGGCTATGGCTGCTACTGATACAGTACAATAGAGATTGCGGTGCTGATCAGAACTACAGTACAATAGAGATTACCGTGCTGGTCAGAACTACTCCCTTCATCCCGTGACATTtgtctggttcatttaaattttgataaatcttagatAAATTTtatagaacggagggagtatattattATTTTTTAGCGTGGCAGGGTCGTGCATTAGCAACAGATCCCGGTTTATGTGATGGGAAAGGAAGCTTGTCACGTTAGTACACTATTACTCTTTCAGCATCTCGATAAAAGTCACCATAAGACTACCACAATAAAGATGTCATAGAAAGTTTTATACATTTTATCAATGCAAAAACCTAATGTTTCACTATAAGTAATGATGAGAGAGATCATACTAGTATCATAGATAGATATCGTACATAGCATGTAAAACTGTTAAAATTAATATCAAATAGATTTTGTACATAATTTTATATTGAGATTTTACAAATCAATAAATATAAGCATACTATGATAATATTACTACATGATATCATTTATTGTAGAGATGGTATCATAGATGCATGATACTGTTATATAATACTACCAATTATGACTAGTCTAACAAGTTTAATTTTGACCTATATATAAGGAGCTCGGCtgcagaaggagaaggagaatgcCTTCTAATTGTCCATGGGTTTGACGATCTTATGTCAAGACGCGGAATTTGTGTAACACGAGTCCCCTTGTGTCACTTTCTCCCTCCATGTGCACGTGTTCAGTTTTTTTCGTCATGTTTGGAAAATGCATGTCTTATGTATTTCTAAATACCAATTGACGAATTAATTTTGACAAAAAAAGTAACAATCAATTTATATGTGTGCATGTTCTCTTGTTGAGAAAATCTATGTCACATCTTCTTAGAAAAGATGTATCAAGGCAAATATAGTGGAAAAATTTTCACAGCCCGTGTTACAATCATTCCCCTTCATGTCGAGAAAAAGCCTGTCTAAGCAGCCTAACATATTTTTCTTCCTATTTCATGTTCGTAGAAGGCTCCTGAATCCCTCAAGTCTTCTCTAGGTCACCAAGGTTAGTGCAAGTTTAAGACTTGCCACCACGTTCTGTACATTAGTATTTGTTCGTAAGGGAGGCAATTTGATATGCAAATAATCAATATCGTCCTTGGATGGACAACGCATGACTGAGTCAAGTTTTTAGCATCTAGATTCCAATTAATCACTGTTGGTTTAGTTTCTGGCTATTGATTTTTATAAGATTTGATAGATTTTTTTTCTCGAAGTTATCGCCCATGTAAAAAATCGGCACATGCACGCAAGTTATACCTTCTCGTCCGGCGACAGAATAAGCTGATATATAGTAATATAAGTGGGAACTCAAATATCTTTTATCGGCGATTTTTCTGGCGAAACATATATATTATTTCAAACAGATGAAACAATAATATAATTTGAAGTATCAAAGATGTCCTTAGATGGGTTGATAATGGTGAGATATATGAGGCTGCTTCTAGCTAGTTCTAGTCATATGAGCAGACTAACAATTTGGTCTTTGTGAAATAAATTTTGGGCCAATGATAGCATGCTAAAGAAATGTACATAAGGTTGTTACTGTAGCTGGCCAGCTGGGTTGGATCCATATCAGTTGGTGAGTTTTTTTTGGAGTTCTTAATGTTGGTGGAGCCCACTTCTATTTTACACGTGGCACTATTCTTTATCTCAATTATAAGTGGCACTTAGATATCACATGAGCCATGTCTTGTATGAACTTGCTACTCAGCAAGTACAAAGCATTCAGAGTTCTACCAAAAGATTGTGCATTTATTATAATCTTTGTCAGTACAAGAGGCAATTTCGTACGAAAATAATGTTGCTCATGCGCGTGGAATAATTGAGTTGAGTTTGTAAGATCTAGATTCCCATCACCTGTACTTCGGTTTATGGCCTAGATTTTTCTTAAAGTGAAGTTTTCATTTGAAGATCTGATATGTCGGGTTTTCTCGCAAGCCACCACCCGAAAGGCAAATGGGGTTTCGTGTTGGAAATGGGATGTACTTCATTGCAAGCGATGCATCCTCAACTAACACAAAAAAGCTACCACAACTTTAGGAAAAATTTAGTTCAAAAGGATACTATAGAAAATATAGGAATTTTAAGTGAAGCAGTTCATTTACCATAGGAACTGGAAAAGGAAATCTTATGAATTTACTAACAATGAAATTTTCAAGTGTACTTATTATTGTATGGTAAATATTAGCATTCTCGTCTTTGTGGAAGATGATTTCCACatgttctttttttttgttttggccCAACAATAAATTGATAGCATGCTCTCGTATTTGGAGAACACTCCTAGACAAATAATCTCTTAAATCTTCTCAGGGTCACTAAGTTTATTGCAAGTTGAAGACTTGGTGCCATGTTGTCGGTTGTCTTTGTTAGTACCATAGGCAATCCCATATGCACATAATGCCGCCCTCGGATGCACACGGAACAAAGGAATCGAGTTTGAGTCTAGATTCTGGTGACCTATAGTCTTGTTTTTGAGCAAGGATTATTTTAGGGGGAATTCATCTGAAGATATGATCCCACATCATTTCTCAAAAAGTCCAGCATGCAAAGGACAAATTCGGAACCAGGTTCAGAAATTGGATCTAATTTGGTTAAGGCAATAAATTTCATCTCACACAACTAGATATAACTATCACCAATTTAGGACATATTTCCGTGGGCGCCTGGCATTTCTGTCTCTTGAAAGATGTTCCTGGTCCTGCAAATTTTGTTTTGGACCAACCATAAATTGGTAACATGCTAATAGTAAAAGATGACCCCGCTTTCAATTTACAATTGACACTTGGCAGAACAGTTTCTTTTGCTAGATTGCCATTTGACCCAGTCAAAAAACCAAGTGGAGGTCCAAGTCAAATTTTAGgcttcaaaagaaaaaggaaattaattAACGTGAGGGCTTCAAAAAAAAACCAAGTGGAGGTCAACATTTTTTCGAGTTCGTGCAGTGTAAATTTTGGGTCCATTCTTCCAGAAGAAGCCCGTTCCAACAGCCAAAGATTCAACACAAGCAGATGAAAGCCCATTTCTCTGTCTGCAGCAGTGTACGAAAGAAAGGAAGGGGAAAAGCCCACGAAGGGACCCGAGAGGAAGAAGGAGAGCGAGAGGACGGCAAAcatggcggcggcagcggcgtcccCCACCCACCGCGCCTCCCTTCAGGCGACGTCGACCCCGCCGTACCCCAGCGCGGCCCGGATCGCTGATTCCTCCTGCTTCCCCCAGTACACCGCCTCCCTCAAGTGTACGCGTCCATCCTCGCTCGCCCTAATCCTAATCCGGCCACCGCCCATTCCCGCTTCCCTCCGGTCACGATTTCTTAATGATTCCATGCGCGCATGGTGGATCCCTGATTAAGTTCTGATGTATTTCCAGGTTTGGAGACCAGCCAAGACAAGAGCAAGTGCCAGCAGCAGTTTGACGATTACAAGGAGTGCAAGAAGAAAGAGGTTTCCTTTTCCCCCTCTCTCAATTCCTCTCTATCCTTTTTTGTTCAAGAGGAGCTATAGCTTATCCCGGGCAGCAAGTGCCAAACTTGAAgttgaaacttgtctttggtggacTTTGCTTCCCTGAACTTGCCTTTTATAACAGAAATTAACGCACCTCCTAGTTACGTTTTTGTTTGCCCAACTCCTCTGATCATTTCTGGTATAACATGAACGAGACTTCTCGCGCAGAAATCAGTGATTATGTGAACACTAAAAGAGATTGTTCTAACATGATTTAGAGTGAGCAACAAGTGCATAAGAAGTAACCTTAAACATCCACATACAGAAATCATTGATAAGGAATGCCATACACTCTACTAAAGTGTGGACATACACATTCAAGGCATGTATTGACTTGAACGAAAATACTTCCTGCTTTCAGTGATTCATTTCCAGGTCAGCGAGCTAGTATACTGTACGTTGAGAAGTTCAGCCTTAGGAGTGGTGCTTAGATTCCATTGTTAGTAACCAAATTTCCTTCGTCACTATAGTTCAGTTATTTGCACATCAGATGATCTCTTCTGGATTACCGAAACAAGACTCCAGGCCTTGGTGAACCCAATAGCTACATTCCAATGGACCTATAGATTATCTGGGACATCAAGTgccaaatttgaattttgaaactTGTTCTGTAGTGGACTTTAACTCCTTGAAGGTGCCCTTTCGAACAAAAATTAGTGCACCTGCTTGTGAACTATTTGTTTGCCCAACTGCTCTAAGCACTTTTGGTACAACCATGGATGAGACTTCTCGCGCATAAATCATCGATTATGTAAACACTATAAAAGGGCATTGTTCAAACATGGTTTAGAGTAAGTAGCAAGTGCGTAAGCAATAACTTGAACATCCACATACAGAAAAGGCATTGTGATATGGAATTCCAGCTTCACTCTACTGAGTTCGTAACTATGTGTGTGGACATACATAAGGACATGTATTGAAACTTGAACGAAAGTATGTCCTGCTTTTGGTTTCTCGGTCCATGAGGACATCCTTGAGAAGTCTAGCCTTGGCAATATGCTCACATTCCACTGTCAGTAACCTGTTTTCGTTTGTCACTGTAGTTCAGTTATGTGCACATCAGATGAGCTTTCTGGATTACAGAAACAAGCCTCAAGGGTGAACCAAGTAGCTATCTTCAAGTTTCTTTGTGGACTTGCTGATGTTTGTTCTGAGAGGTCATATAGGTTAGTTTGGACAGCAAGTCCCAACCTTGAAGTCGAAACTTACCTGCAGTGGACTTTTATTCCTTGAATGAGACTTCTTGTGCTCCATTATAGTGGAGAAACCATCTTCAAGTCATTTATGAGTTAGAGCAAGTAACAAGTGCATAAACAGTAACATTAACATCCACATACAGAAAGGGCATCGTGACATGGAAAGCCAACACTCTACTGAGTTCATAACTATGAGTGAGCATACACATACAAAACATATTTGAGCTTGAAAGTGCCTCCTGCTTTTGGATGCATTCCCTTCTTGCTCAGTGAGCTGGGATAGGGTATCCTTCAGAAGTCTAGCATCTTGAATATGCTTACCTTCCATTGTCAGTAAATTGCCCTTTACCACTGTGGTTCCACTCATGTGCACATCAGATGATATCTTTTGGATTACAGAACATGGATTATGAGTCTAACGACTAGTCTAGACTAGTCACTCGACTAGTCTATGAGTCTTAACTTgactgtcgacaagcttgttcgaCTTGACTAGTTCGCAGAGTTGAGCAGTCGAGCGACTAGTCATGGACTAATCTAGATTAGTCTTAGTATTTGAGTCGATTGACTCAATTTGGGCACGAATAAGTGAGGCGCTCAGCCCGTGGGATGGAAAGTTAGAACACTAGCTATTTCCAGGCTTGCTCAGAAGTGGCCAGAAGCATTGCGACGCCCTCCCTCCGCTGGTTCTGCTCCTATCTGGTTCCCATATATGTACTAGCTACTGCTGAAGTACACGGCAACTAGTCGAGCAGTAGTCTAGACCAGTCTATGAGTCGGTACTCTGACAACTCGGCTCAACTTGTCGACTTGTAATACTTGTTACAGAAACAAGCCTCCAGGGTGAACTGAGTAGCTAGTTTTGAGCGCTCTATTTAAAGTTTATAATGGTGTGCTGTATGATACCTGGCCAGGCCCGCCAGTACATGCCTTTGCTGCTTTGACCGGTCTTTCCAATGTTGATGGTCTTCTGATTTTGCCCACTCCTTGATTTAGCCAGTCGAAATTCTTCATTGTATAAAAAAAGGACATGATAAATGAGGTATACTGTTCATCTGATTTTAGCATTACTTTTTTTCTCCTTGAGAACTATCTTTTGGTCAGACCACATAAGTAAAAGGTTTATTGCCCTTAAATATGAAATCTATTACCATGGTCTGCTCTGAAGTCTAAATTCTTCACTTTGTTTTTCTGAATATGTTGTCATTTAATGATCCTTAACTTGGAATTTGCAAGGGCGTGACTTTCTGTAAATTAGTCTCATGGCTGGAGAGCCGGCCACCCGAGCCCAGCCCAACTAACACAGTAGCTAGCCCCAATTCGCTATCGATCCTCTTCCGTATTTCCCTCTCGATCCCCTTCCGCCCTGACTCCTCGCTTGGTTAGCTCCGTCCACCGCCAGCTGCTGACACTGACACCGGCTGCCACCACCAAAGCAAGCCGCCGCCACTAGCCCGGCACCTGCAGTCCTGCCCCCACCCAGCCATAGCCCCCGTCTGCTGCTCCCAGTTCTTGCAGCTACTATTAGTGTCGGGCTGCTGCCCGTCCGCCGCCCGTGCGCTGACTGTGCTGCAGGGAGCAGGGTGCTCGCCGGCTCTTCTTCGGATCTTCCCCAATCCCCATGGCTAAGGATGTGCACAAGAACATCTGTCGAGAAGTCCACACCCATGGCTTCTGTGGTTGCAGCTCTGCTAGGCACCAATATCTTACCTATGTACAATGAGTTATTGTGCTTGTTTGCCTCCAGAGTTCGAGTCATATGCAGCATTAGGTTCAGTCTGATTGAGATACATGGCCTGGCAGCCTCTACATCTTTCCGTCCTTGATACAACCAAGCTAATATTAGTTTCCGTGCTAAGTCCGCCCAATACAGCCAAACTAGGTGTGCTGATGTATGAAATATTCGAATCTGGACTGTTATACATAATTGGTTACGGTATCATGTAATCATGCATCTCTATTTGCTGCACACATCTGAATTTATGGGTAGGCGGAAAACTACTGTACTTCTAATGCATGTTTGGGAAGATAAGCATCGGCATATCATGTAATCATGGATCTCTATTTGCTGCACACATATGTGAATCAATGGGTAGGCAGAAAACTACTGTACTTCTCATGCATGCTTGGGAAGATAAGCATTGTCCTATGTTATGGATCAATTCAGGCCTATACCATGTTATATATGATTATCAATTGTTTATTATAGTTGTGAATGGTTAGATTCTATAGGACTTGATGTCCACTGTTGAAGCAGAAGCATTGGATACTAACTGTGCCAACCTAGCATGCCAAACAATTTAATTGAAATAAAAGGATGGTGATGTCACTGTTATTCATGGCCATTTCAGTTTCATAACATAACTGTTCTCTTGGACATAGGTCAAGTTAAACTTTGTACTCATATCTTAAGAAATCTGTAGGTTCGTTAATTAAAAATCATGTGCAAACTTGTCTTGAAAGCACTTCTACAATATGTAGGTAAAATTGGCTAATAGTTGTATTTTAGAGACGTGTTAGACTATGTTATGGATCTATTCATGCTTTTATATAGTTGCCAATTGTTGATTATAATTGTAAATTTTagcatttttagcaaaggtcatgctaaTTTTTTTTCTTGCGCCAAGCCTTCGTGCCGGCTTACGGCTTCACCTAGAAGGCTTATCAAGCTTCCGTGCTTGGCTGGAAGGTTTAGGCTTGGCTTGTCCGACCTCCCAGCCAAAGCCTTGAGCTTTGTGTCCACCCCTATCTAAATGACACACCTCATATTCCAATACCAAATAGACTTCAGGTTACC
This region of Lolium perenne isolate Kyuss_39 chromosome 2, Kyuss_2.0, whole genome shotgun sequence genomic DNA includes:
- the LOC127336739 gene encoding uncharacterized protein isoform X1 yields the protein MSRRGICKAPESLKSSLGHQAVYERKEGEKPTKGPERKKESERTANMAAAAASPTHRASLQATSTPPYPSAARIADSSCFPQYTASLKCLETSQDKSKCQQQFDDYKECKKKEREARLERNRSRTLFG
- the LOC127336739 gene encoding uncharacterized protein isoform X2, which produces MSRRGICKAPESLKSSLGHQVYERKEGEKPTKGPERKKESERTANMAAAAASPTHRASLQATSTPPYPSAARIADSSCFPQYTASLKCLETSQDKSKCQQQFDDYKECKKKEREARLERNRSRTLFG